Genomic DNA from Mauremys mutica isolate MM-2020 ecotype Southern chromosome 13, ASM2049712v1, whole genome shotgun sequence:
CTGAATGCATCTTCATAATTGTGTGTACGATTTTAATATATGAAATAACAATGAAGAAAAAAGGGGTGATTACGAATAGCAGAGCTGCAATAAACACAGCTATTTTATTCCTGAAGGTGTCCACACAGGACAGCTCCAGCAGAGGGGGGATGTCACAGAAAAAATGGTTAATTTCATGAGACTCACAGAAAGGCAAAGAAAATACCAAATACGTCTGCCCACAATGTACCAGGATGTTGACAAGCCAGGACCAGGCTACCACGCTAGCACAGACCCTGTGGTTCACAATAAGTGTGTAATGCAGGGGGTTACATATGGCAATATAGCGGTCAAAGGCCATGGCCGCCAGTAGAAAACACTCTGTACCACCTAATAAAAGTAAGAAATACATCTGGGCAGCACAGCCGATGAATGAGATTTTTCTATCCTCTGCCAGGCAATTGGCCACCATCTTGGGCAGGGTGATTGAGGCATAGCAGATCTCCACAAAGGATAAGTtcctgaggaagaaatacatgggggtgtgaagggcGGAGTCCAACACCGTGACCAAGACAATGACGCCATTCCCAATCAGAATCACCATGTAGATGATCAAGAAGACCATGAAGAGCAAACCCTGCAGGTTTGTGAGGTTGGAGTATCCCAAGAGGATGAATCCAGATGTCGTGGTGTAATTTCCACTCACCATTGGATGGCTATATTGAATCTGCAGAGATAACAAAGGCAGTAGACAAGGGTATGTCTTCTGAGGAGATTGTTGGCCTATAACTTTCTCACAGATGTGAAATCACACATCTCAGATGTTATAGATAGAAACCTGCATAGACACCCGTGCCCTTATGAC
This window encodes:
- the LOC123348793 gene encoding olfactory receptor 10AG1-like; the encoded protein is MVSGNYTTTSGFILLGYSNLTNLQGLLFMVFLIIYMVILIGNGVIVLVTVLDSALHTPMYFFLRNLSFVEICYASITLPKMVANCLAEDRKISFIGCAAQMYFLLLLGGTECFLLAAMAFDRYIAICNPLHYTLIVNHRVCASVVAWSWLVNILVHCGQTYLVFSLPFCESHEINHFFCDIPPLLELSCVDTFRNKIAVFIAALLFVITPFFFIVISYIKIVHTIMKMHSAQSRCKAFSTCSSHLTVVTLFYGSAMIAYLKPKSRGSMDTDKLLSLIYTIMTPMFNPFIYSLRNKEVKIALRKILGGK